In a genomic window of Alcanivorax sp.:
- a CDS encoding HigA family addiction module antitoxin — translation MLMHNPPHPGEIIRELCLEPLGLSVTAAADGLGVSRKTLSAILNGKAGISPEMAIRLSIAFDTSAESWLTQQYQYELWHAEQRRKDLKVKKLVAA, via the coding sequence ATGTTGATGCACAACCCTCCCCATCCCGGTGAAATCATCAGAGAGCTCTGTCTGGAGCCTCTCGGCTTGTCTGTGACCGCCGCTGCCGATGGACTTGGCGTAAGTCGTAAAACACTGAGCGCCATTCTGAACGGCAAGGCGGGCATCAGCCCGGAAATGGCGATCCGGTTGTCTATTGCCTTTGATACCTCGGCTGAAAGCTGGCTTACCCAGCAGTATCAGTATGAGCTCTGGCATGCGGAGCAGCGCCGAAAAGACCTTAAGGTCAAGAAGCTGGTTGCTGCGTAG
- a CDS encoding type II toxin-antitoxin system RelE/ParE family toxin, with the protein MIRSFRHKGLARFFQSGSTAGIQAAHAKRLRLILGRLHAAADASDMDLPGLRLHPLTGNRIGVWSVTVSGNWRVTFRFEDGDADVVNYEDYH; encoded by the coding sequence GTGATACGAAGCTTTAGACATAAAGGGTTGGCCAGATTCTTTCAGTCTGGAAGTACCGCAGGTATTCAGGCGGCACATGCCAAGAGACTTCGGCTTATCCTCGGCAGGTTGCATGCCGCAGCAGATGCCAGTGATATGGACTTGCCGGGACTCAGATTGCATCCACTCACGGGTAACCGTATCGGGGTGTGGTCGGTAACGGTAAGTGGAAACTGGCGGGTGACATTTCGCTTTGAAGACGGTGATGCCGATGTCGTGAATTACGAGGATTATCACTGA
- a CDS encoding glucose 1-dehydrogenase: MFSESAVALVTGSATGIGYAIAEGFARSGCNLILTDRDARRGEAAADALREATGKEILFVSADISDPQDVNELHRRGVAHFGRVDAACNNAGIEGLMAPTAECSLDNFDTTLATNLRGLFLCMKTQLGLMTRQGHGAIVNIASVAGLVGFAGLPAYCASKGGVVQLTRTASLEYAEHNIRVNAVCPGAIKTEMIDRITGKEPETESQFAGLHPMNRMGTPEEVANAVIWLASPLASFVTGQALAVDGGMTAR; the protein is encoded by the coding sequence ATGTTCAGTGAATCTGCCGTCGCACTGGTCACCGGGTCGGCAACCGGTATCGGCTACGCCATTGCCGAAGGGTTTGCCCGCTCCGGCTGCAATCTGATCCTCACCGACAGAGATGCCCGCCGTGGCGAAGCCGCTGCCGATGCGCTTCGCGAGGCCACCGGCAAGGAAATCCTGTTTGTCAGCGCCGACATCAGCGACCCCCAGGACGTGAATGAACTGCATCGGCGCGGCGTTGCCCACTTCGGCCGCGTGGATGCCGCTTGCAACAATGCCGGCATTGAAGGCCTCATGGCCCCCACTGCAGAGTGCTCACTGGACAACTTTGACACGACCCTGGCCACCAACCTGCGCGGCCTTTTCCTGTGCATGAAAACCCAACTGGGACTGATGACCCGGCAAGGCCACGGCGCCATTGTGAATATTGCCTCCGTGGCAGGGCTGGTAGGATTCGCAGGGCTCCCCGCGTATTGCGCCTCGAAAGGAGGAGTGGTTCAACTGACCCGAACCGCCTCACTGGAATATGCAGAACACAACATCCGCGTGAATGCGGTCTGCCCCGGGGCCATCAAAACCGAAATGATCGACCGGATTACCGGCAAGGAACCGGAAACCGAAAGCCAGTTTGCCGGCCTGCACCCCATGAACCGGATGGGCACCCCTGAGGAAGTAGCCAACGCCGTGATCTGGCTGGCTTCGCCACTGGCAAGCTTTGTCACCGGTCAGGCACTGGCTGTGGATGGCGGGATGACCGCTCGCTGA
- a CDS encoding cation diffusion facilitator family transporter, whose translation MNTHSHNHDTESIGDRRLGFAIAINMLLTLAQVVGGILSGSLSLIADALHNFSDAASLLIAWVARKIGRQPADHFRTFGYKRAEIIATLINLVTLVLIGLYLIYEALWRIYEPQIIEGWMVVIVASIALVIDLATAFLTFTMSKHSMNIRAAFLHNVSDALASAGVIVAGTLILLYEWYWSDTLITLLIAAYVLYQAATMLPKTIHILMQGTPEGIVIDDVITAMQQVTNVINVHHVHIWQLDEHQNALEAHVLLSDYSQLDKVKGELKTALAQKFSIGHSTLEFEIKECKYDQC comes from the coding sequence ATGAATACGCATTCGCATAACCACGACACTGAATCAATAGGTGATCGCCGCCTGGGATTCGCCATCGCTATCAATATGCTCCTGACATTAGCCCAGGTCGTCGGTGGTATTCTATCGGGCAGCCTTTCACTGATTGCTGATGCACTGCATAACTTCAGTGATGCCGCCTCACTGCTCATTGCCTGGGTCGCCAGAAAGATCGGTCGTCAACCGGCCGATCATTTCAGAACCTTTGGTTATAAACGCGCTGAAATCATTGCTACATTAATTAATTTAGTCACACTTGTCCTGATTGGGCTGTACCTGATCTATGAAGCGCTATGGCGAATCTACGAACCACAGATTATTGAAGGCTGGATGGTTGTGATTGTGGCGTCGATTGCGCTGGTGATTGATCTGGCAACCGCGTTTCTTACCTTTACTATGTCTAAGCACAGTATGAATATCCGTGCCGCTTTTTTGCACAATGTATCGGATGCGCTGGCCTCAGCGGGTGTTATTGTTGCCGGTACACTGATCCTTCTTTATGAGTGGTACTGGAGTGATACCTTAATAACATTATTGATAGCCGCGTATGTTTTGTACCAGGCAGCCACGATGTTACCAAAAACCATTCATATCCTGATGCAGGGAACACCGGAGGGCATTGTTATTGATGATGTCATCACAGCCATGCAGCAGGTAACAAATGTTATCAATGTTCATCACGTACATATCTGGCAACTTGACGAGCATCAGAATGCATTAGAAGCTCATGTTCTACTTTCTGATTATTCACAACTGGATAAAGTGAAGGGTGAATTAAAAACAGCGCTTGCACAAAAATTCTCCATCGGGCATTCAACACTCGAGTTTGAGATTAAAGAATGCAAATATGATCAGTGTTAA
- a CDS encoding oxygenase MpaB family protein has product MLKKACDEGLDAVPDAPQELVDFITAMETTPDWVDMDLVREGARLSRNQMANLAPYVIRGAFVATFMNKYSGLPMAITGTLANDSVNRRINETASFFTTATLPGALERFGPGFKAAAMVRLMHSMVRFNILKRVKKWDPAIYGIPIPQVDQMPAGTMPAYLAAFKAMRKGRKHFTDNERAIVELSRYQCFLLGLPEELLPAEAPDIIDTMLTYSGTLREGYDDETCGELTRATMSVYRPKDEKLISKVHNLVERSVSKVFFSQAFLGKNDKSKAKEMGVEPHLLDYALSSIGTLLIMPRLIAYRTLQDIPVANKIADRILVRRINELLVDYGHAEFTTDAAQYTPTIKNAT; this is encoded by the coding sequence ATGCTGAAGAAAGCCTGTGACGAAGGGCTCGACGCGGTACCCGATGCCCCCCAGGAACTGGTGGACTTTATCACCGCCATGGAAACCACCCCGGACTGGGTGGACATGGACCTGGTGCGCGAAGGCGCCCGCCTGAGCCGCAACCAGATGGCCAACCTGGCCCCCTACGTGATCCGTGGTGCCTTCGTGGCCACCTTCATGAACAAGTACTCCGGCCTGCCCATGGCCATCACCGGCACCCTGGCCAACGATTCGGTGAACCGGCGCATCAACGAAACCGCCAGTTTCTTCACCACCGCCACCCTGCCCGGCGCCCTGGAGCGTTTCGGTCCCGGTTTCAAGGCCGCCGCCATGGTGCGCCTGATGCACTCCATGGTCCGTTTCAACATCCTCAAACGGGTAAAAAAATGGGACCCGGCCATCTACGGCATCCCCATCCCCCAGGTCGACCAGATGCCCGCCGGCACCATGCCCGCCTACCTGGCCGCCTTCAAAGCCATGCGCAAGGGCCGCAAGCATTTCACCGACAACGAACGGGCCATCGTCGAACTGTCCCGCTACCAGTGCTTCCTGCTGGGCCTGCCTGAAGAATTGCTGCCCGCCGAGGCCCCGGACATCATCGACACCATGCTCACCTACTCCGGCACCCTGCGCGAAGGCTACGACGATGAGACCTGCGGCGAACTCACCCGCGCCACCATGTCCGTCTACCGCCCCAAGGATGAAAAGCTGATAAGCAAGGTCCACAACCTGGTGGAGCGCAGCGTCTCCAAGGTGTTCTTCTCCCAGGCCTTTCTCGGCAAGAATGACAAATCCAAAGCGAAAGAGATGGGCGTGGAACCACACCTGCTCGACTACGCCCTGTCCAGCATCGGCACGCTGTTGATCATGCCCCGCCTGATCGCCTATCGGACCCTGCAAGACATCCCCGTGGCCAACAAGATCGCGGACAGGATACTGGTCAGACGCATCAACGAATTGCTGGTGGACTATGGCCATGCGGAATTCACCACCGATGCGGCGCAGTACACTCCCACCATCAAGAACGCCACCTGA
- a CDS encoding SDR family oxidoreductase yields the protein MNGWAPLRVANAVIWLASPLASFVTGQALAVDGGMTAR from the coding sequence ATGAACGGATGGGCACCCCTGAGGGTAGCCAACGCCGTGATCTGGCTGGCTTCGCCACTGGCAAGCTTTGTCACCGGTCAGGCACTGGCTGTGGATGGCGGGATGACCGCTCGCTGA
- a CDS encoding SRPBCC family protein gives MYSLAASAIEIECNMAQAYTYASNLEYFSEWFPGVIAIASGNDIPHGNPGKIYHEIVQVPLRGRRRVRITVVQAESPHLQITEGNLPALLPRMEMRFTSLGAHRCTVEWRMYSRRSNGMSRFFILPLARRIMRRRAPHGLAALKALLEGG, from the coding sequence ATGTACTCATTAGCCGCAAGCGCAATCGAGATCGAGTGCAACATGGCGCAGGCCTACACCTACGCAAGCAATCTGGAATACTTCTCTGAATGGTTTCCTGGCGTCATTGCTATCGCATCCGGTAACGACATACCACACGGTAATCCGGGCAAGATCTATCACGAAATCGTTCAGGTGCCTCTGCGGGGAAGACGGCGAGTTCGGATCACTGTCGTGCAAGCCGAGTCTCCCCACCTTCAAATCACCGAGGGTAACCTGCCCGCACTCTTACCCAGGATGGAGATGCGTTTCACATCCCTGGGCGCGCATCGCTGCACTGTCGAGTGGCGTATGTACAGCCGACGCAGTAATGGTATGAGTCGTTTTTTCATACTGCCATTGGCTAGGAGGATCATGCGTCGGCGGGCGCCGCATGGGCTGGCTGCGTTGAAAGCACTGCTTGAGGGTGGATAA
- a CDS encoding MerR family transcriptional regulator: MRIAELEARTGLGRHTLRYYEQQGLLGKIARDSNNYRNYPETLVRDVHLLKQMQVLGFSLAEIREVLQGLRSRGINCAQGARLLGEKRAKVEEQIANLKAASRLLGKEQKRLEARARQHGFTVATTH; encoded by the coding sequence ATGCGAATCGCTGAATTAGAGGCCAGAACAGGCTTGGGGCGGCACACTCTACGCTACTATGAACAGCAAGGTCTGCTGGGTAAGATTGCCCGCGATAGTAACAATTATCGCAATTATCCGGAGACTCTGGTCAGGGATGTACACCTCTTGAAGCAGATGCAGGTTCTGGGCTTTTCCTTGGCAGAAATCAGGGAGGTGCTGCAAGGCTTGCGCAGCCGCGGCATTAACTGCGCGCAAGGTGCGCGATTACTAGGCGAAAAACGGGCCAAGGTCGAAGAACAGATTGCCAATCTAAAGGCTGCCAGCCGTCTGCTCGGCAAGGAGCAAAAACGCCTGGAGGCCCGTGCACGACAGCACGGCTTTACTGTTGCTACTACTCATTAG